From a region of the Gossypium raimondii isolate GPD5lz chromosome 10, ASM2569854v1, whole genome shotgun sequence genome:
- the LOC105775813 gene encoding uncharacterized protein LOC105775813, with protein MAVDHPTTPKPSLPTHLSTPFQWQQARRTLFFLRRRNHKVPTVRLGGKKPRRGSILIVKILKKIRWVKLQYRCMLRKLRKQYRNLIKDMVEAGANIEALQQRMFMESTFALPVMGVSFSTFPSAAASDRPKTLLF; from the coding sequence ATGGCTGTAGATCACCCAACCACCCCCAAACCCTCCCTTCCCACTCATTTATCCACCCCATTCCAGTGGCAGCAGGCTCGTCGGACACTTTTCTTCCTCCGCCGGCGAAATCATAAGGTACCCACAGTTCGCCTTGGAGGGAAGAAACCAAGACGAGGATCAATCTTGATAGTGAAGATCTTGAAGAAGATAAGGTGGGTGAAGTTGCAGTATAGGTGCATGTTGAGGAAGCTAAGGAAACAATACAGGAACTTGATTAAGGATATGGTAGAAGCAGGAGCAAACATTGAGGCTTTACAGCAACGAATGTTTATGGAATCCACTTTCGCTCTCCCTGTTATGGGTGTTTCCTTCTCTACTTTCCCTTCTGCCGCTGCATCTGATCGTCCTAAAACCTtgttgttttga